From Vigna radiata var. radiata cultivar VC1973A unplaced genomic scaffold, Vradiata_ver6 scaffold_227, whole genome shotgun sequence, one genomic window encodes:
- the LOC106753263 gene encoding LOB domain-containing protein 4: MKDGGRKQGVMSPCAACKLLRRRCAQDCVFAPYFPANEPHKFASVHRVFGASNVNKMLQELPEYQRSDAVSSMVYEANARVRDPVYGCVGAISSLQQQVDVLQTQLALAQAEVVHMKLSQVSTSSEQLKAVPATSNSSSENLSPSSKLAKTLFAMDMVVDQPNMGVSLWSC; the protein is encoded by the exons ATGAAGGATGGTGGCAGAAAACAAGGTGTAATGTCACCATGTGCAGCATGCAAGCTTCTTCGACGGAGATGTGCACAGGATTGTGTGTTTGCTCCTTATTTTCCTGCAAATGAGCCACACAAGTTTGCCAGTGTGCACAGGGTTTTTGGAGCTAGCAATGTCAACAAAATGTTACAG GAACTACCAGAGTACCAACGAAGTGATGCTGTTAGTTCAATGGTATACGAAGCCAATGCAAGGGTGAGAGATCCCGTGTATGGATGTGTGGGAGCCATATCTTCTCTGCAACAACAAGTTGATGTTTTACAAACCCAGTTAGCACTTGCACAAGCAGAGGTTGTGCACATGAAACTGAGCCAAGTTTCAACTTCCTCTGAACAACTCAAAGCAGTGCCTGCAACATCCAATTCATCGTCAGAGAACTTATCTCCATCAAGTAAACTTGCCAAAACCCTTTTTGCTATGGACATGGTCGTTGATCAGCCAAACATGGGAGTGTCTTTGTGGTCATGTTAG